The following proteins are encoded in a genomic region of Maribacter hydrothermalis:
- a CDS encoding S41 family peptidase, whose amino-acid sequence MKFTFLTVIAVCLTFVTTAQTNPKWARYPAISPDGQTIAFTYKGNLFSVLADGGVAKQLTFHAAHDYAAVWSKDGKKLAFTSNRYGNFDVYVMDAQGGPATRLTYHSNDETPFSFSADNKSILFGADRLDIAQHRQYPTDDQPELYSVPVIGGRVDQVLTVPAEDVHVNADGTKMVYHDKKGYEDAFRKHHVSAITRDIWSYEPATGKHTMLTNFNGEDRNPVFSEDGNSIYYLSEREGTFNVFSMPLTNESETKSLTNFKMHPVRSLSMGNNKLAFGYDGEIYTLIPGEEAKKVEILIRTQEDSNPIKYVSVNGGVQEMDIAPNGKEIAFISRGEVFVTSVDGSLTKRITNTPEQERFVKFMPDGKAVAYASERNGKWSIFKSAKVRSEEPYFFAATVFKEDTLVTSKEDIYLPEFSPDSTYIAYVEGRRTVKVKNLKTNEITTLLTPDSVIHMQDGDQYFQWSPDSKWLLVDNKVSLSNVEVLLISKDGKQRKNLTQSGYYDFTPKWINEGNQILYFTNRDGLKSYATSGESELDVYSMFLNQESWDKFNNSKEEYDLLKMIEEAAKEKKEEAKSDDKKKKDDKKEEAKVATLKFDLEDVERRKARLTIHSSILADAVLSKDGEKLYYLTKFEKGLNLWETEIRTKSTKMLIALDAKSASMQWDAKKENLFLLADGKIAKVDLKAAKTEPVKLNSEMVLDADAERKYMFDHIWLRTNGIFYTSTFHGIDWNAMRTEYEKYLPHIGNDYEFAEMISEMVGELNVSHAAGRFSDNIENGDKTASLGVFYDYTHKGNGLKITEIIKGGPLDKSGFDITADAIIEKINGVTIGNTTDAAFYLNRIEGDFTLLDVLDEKGKRKQITVKPISLGEEGSLLYDRWVKNNEKEVLAKSNGTLGYVHIPGMSDGPYRTIYEEMLGKFNDKKGVIVDTRFNGGGDLVADLAMFFTGVPFLSYETEARVVGGEPTSRWTKPTLAMFNESMYSDGSCFASGYVDLKIGTTVGMPVPGTCSWAGWEQLPNGGGWGVVPISAKNKAGEWMENNETNPEIIIKNQPERIAKGTDEQLEKSIEVLMKEVE is encoded by the coding sequence ATGAAATTTACATTTTTAACCGTAATAGCGGTATGCCTAACTTTTGTTACCACTGCACAAACAAATCCGAAATGGGCTCGGTATCCTGCAATTTCTCCAGACGGGCAAACCATTGCATTTACCTATAAAGGAAACCTATTTTCAGTATTGGCAGATGGAGGTGTGGCAAAGCAACTAACGTTTCATGCTGCGCATGATTACGCTGCAGTATGGAGTAAAGACGGTAAAAAATTAGCATTTACCTCTAATAGATATGGCAATTTTGATGTCTATGTGATGGATGCACAAGGCGGACCAGCAACACGATTGACTTACCATAGTAATGATGAAACCCCATTTAGCTTTTCTGCCGATAATAAATCTATACTTTTTGGTGCAGATCGGTTAGATATTGCCCAGCATCGCCAATACCCAACCGATGACCAGCCGGAGTTATATAGTGTTCCCGTTATTGGCGGGCGTGTAGACCAAGTATTGACCGTTCCTGCAGAAGATGTACACGTAAATGCCGACGGTACAAAAATGGTGTATCATGATAAAAAAGGATATGAAGATGCTTTTAGAAAGCACCATGTATCAGCCATTACAAGAGATATTTGGTCGTATGAACCAGCAACGGGTAAACATACGATGTTGACCAATTTTAATGGGGAAGACCGTAATCCAGTATTCTCAGAAGATGGAAATTCCATCTATTATCTAAGCGAGCGGGAAGGAACATTTAATGTGTTTTCAATGCCTTTAACAAATGAGTCAGAAACAAAGTCGCTGACCAATTTTAAAATGCATCCCGTACGTTCTTTAAGTATGGGTAACAACAAACTTGCTTTTGGGTATGATGGCGAAATTTATACCCTAATTCCTGGAGAAGAAGCTAAAAAAGTAGAAATTCTTATCAGAACACAAGAAGATAGCAATCCTATAAAATATGTATCTGTAAATGGCGGTGTTCAAGAAATGGATATTGCACCTAATGGAAAGGAAATTGCATTTATTAGCAGGGGTGAAGTCTTTGTTACATCGGTTGATGGTTCTTTGACCAAACGTATTACGAATACCCCAGAGCAAGAGCGTTTTGTAAAATTTATGCCAGACGGTAAAGCAGTTGCCTATGCCAGTGAGCGTAATGGAAAATGGAGCATATTTAAGTCCGCCAAAGTACGCTCAGAAGAACCTTATTTCTTCGCTGCAACTGTGTTTAAAGAAGATACTTTGGTTACTTCAAAAGAAGATATTTATCTACCAGAATTCTCGCCAGATAGTACGTATATCGCCTATGTAGAGGGTCGAAGAACAGTAAAGGTCAAGAATCTTAAAACGAATGAAATTACAACCTTATTGACTCCCGACAGTGTTATACACATGCAAGATGGTGATCAGTATTTTCAATGGAGTCCAGATAGTAAGTGGCTTTTGGTAGATAATAAGGTATCGTTAAGCAATGTAGAAGTACTATTGATTTCTAAAGATGGTAAGCAGCGTAAAAACTTAACCCAAAGTGGTTACTATGATTTTACGCCAAAGTGGATAAATGAAGGCAATCAAATCTTATATTTTACAAATAGGGATGGATTAAAAAGCTACGCCACCAGTGGTGAGTCGGAGTTGGATGTCTATTCCATGTTCTTGAATCAAGAATCTTGGGATAAATTCAATAACTCAAAGGAAGAATACGATTTATTGAAGATGATAGAAGAGGCGGCAAAAGAGAAAAAAGAGGAAGCCAAATCTGACGATAAAAAGAAGAAGGACGATAAAAAAGAGGAAGCAAAAGTAGCCACTTTAAAGTTCGATTTGGAAGATGTGGAACGAAGAAAAGCGCGCTTAACCATACACTCTTCTATTTTGGCAGATGCCGTACTATCTAAGGATGGAGAAAAATTGTATTACTTAACCAAGTTTGAAAAAGGCCTGAATCTTTGGGAGACAGAGATACGTACCAAGAGCACAAAAATGCTGATTGCCTTAGATGCCAAGTCTGCTAGCATGCAGTGGGATGCCAAAAAGGAAAATTTGTTTCTATTGGCGGATGGGAAAATTGCTAAGGTAGATTTGAAAGCTGCCAAAACAGAACCCGTTAAGTTGAATTCAGAAATGGTCTTAGATGCCGATGCAGAGCGTAAATATATGTTCGACCATATTTGGTTACGTACCAACGGCATATTTTATACCTCTACATTTCATGGAATAGATTGGAATGCCATGCGTACAGAATATGAAAAGTACCTGCCACATATTGGCAATGACTATGAATTTGCTGAAATGATATCTGAAATGGTAGGCGAATTAAATGTGAGTCATGCTGCAGGTCGGTTTTCAGACAATATAGAAAATGGAGATAAAACAGCCTCTTTAGGGGTGTTTTACGACTATACGCACAAAGGAAATGGACTAAAAATTACAGAAATAATAAAAGGCGGACCGTTAGATAAATCAGGATTCGACATAACAGCGGATGCTATAATCGAGAAAATAAACGGAGTAACTATTGGGAATACTACCGATGCTGCATTTTATTTAAACCGGATAGAAGGCGATTTTACCTTGCTAGATGTATTGGACGAAAAAGGAAAAAGAAAACAAATCACCGTAAAACCTATTTCCCTTGGCGAGGAGGGGAGTTTGTTATATGATCGTTGGGTGAAAAATAACGAAAAAGAAGTATTGGCAAAAAGTAATGGCACTTTAGGCTATGTGCATATACCAGGAATGAGCGACGGACCGTACCGAACTATTTATGAAGAAATGTTGGGGAAATTTAATGATAAAAAAGGAGTCATTGTAGATACCCGTTTTAATGGGGGTGGTGATTTGGTTGCCGATTTGGCTATGTTCTTTACCGGTGTCCCATTTCTCTCGTATGAAACAGAGGCTAGGGTAGTAGGTGGCGAACCAACCTCACGTTGGACGAAACCAACTTTAGCCATGTTCAACGAATCTATGTACAGCGA
- a CDS encoding methyltransferase produces the protein MKKEQNYWTERYKEQQTGWDIGYPSTPIKEYVDQLPDKSIQILIPGAGNAYEAEYLWKAGFINIHILDISEIPLKQFKKRNPDFPDSNIHQADFFEFKGQYDLIIEQTFFCSFVPTDANRNKYAKHMAELLKPNGKLVGLWFDIPLTEDMEKRPFGGNKELYSRYLSPYFKTITFNCCYNSIPPRKGNELFGIFSKLPRGKPTRHSPETNF, from the coding sequence TTGAAGAAAGAACAAAATTATTGGACTGAACGTTACAAAGAACAGCAAACAGGTTGGGATATTGGCTACCCTTCCACTCCCATTAAAGAATATGTAGACCAATTGCCTGATAAATCGATTCAGATTTTAATACCTGGAGCCGGTAATGCCTATGAAGCGGAATACCTGTGGAAAGCAGGATTTATAAATATTCATATTCTAGATATTTCTGAAATTCCACTGAAGCAATTCAAAAAAAGAAATCCAGATTTTCCCGATTCAAATATTCACCAGGCGGACTTCTTTGAGTTCAAAGGCCAATATGACCTTATTATAGAACAGACCTTTTTCTGCTCTTTTGTACCTACAGACGCCAATAGAAACAAGTATGCCAAACACATGGCTGAACTTCTAAAACCAAACGGAAAATTAGTAGGCCTTTGGTTTGATATTCCTTTAACCGAAGACATGGAAAAACGTCCTTTTGGAGGCAATAAAGAATTGTATTCCAGATATTTATCTCCGTATTTCAAAACGATCACTTTCAATTGTTGTTATAACTCCATTCCACCTAGAAAAGGGAATGAGTTGTTTGGGATTTTTAGTAAACTACCTCGGGGCAAGCCCACGAGGCATTCGCCCGAAACGAACTTTTAA
- a CDS encoding glycoside hydrolase family 43 protein, translating to MKTFIVLFFTVFFISCKVNKKVPLDKELGKSGNPIFEGWYADPEAMVFDDTYWVYPTYSSSFENQLFFDAFSSNDLVNWTKHERILDTTKITWLRQALWAPSIIKKDDKYYLFFGANDVQRPGRSSYDPNNDINHFGGIGIAVADSPGGPFKDYLGKPLIADFYNDTQPIDQFVFEDVDGTFYIFYGGWSHYNLGKLNNDFTGIEPWEDGSLFKEITPEGYVEGPFAFLRNGIYYFMWSEGNWTDSTYKVAYSMSNSITGPFKRIGTILESDPAIATGAGHHSVINVPNTDEWLIVYHRRPIPNEDRDHRVTSIDKMEFRKDGTIKPVKITNEGVEARPLR from the coding sequence ATGAAGACATTTATAGTGTTATTTTTTACAGTATTCTTTATTTCTTGTAAGGTAAATAAAAAAGTACCACTGGATAAAGAATTGGGAAAATCGGGTAATCCTATTTTTGAAGGATGGTATGCAGATCCGGAAGCTATGGTATTTGACGATACATATTGGGTTTACCCAACCTATTCTAGTTCTTTTGAAAATCAACTTTTTTTTGATGCATTCTCCAGTAATGATTTGGTGAACTGGACAAAACATGAGCGAATTTTAGATACTACCAAAATTACTTGGTTAAGGCAAGCACTATGGGCACCGTCGATTATTAAAAAGGATGATAAGTACTACCTCTTTTTTGGAGCTAATGATGTACAAAGACCAGGTCGTAGCTCATATGATCCGAATAACGACATCAATCATTTTGGAGGAATAGGTATTGCGGTTGCAGATTCTCCCGGTGGACCATTTAAAGATTATTTGGGAAAACCGTTAATAGCTGATTTCTATAATGATACACAACCAATTGACCAATTTGTGTTTGAGGATGTGGATGGAACATTTTATATTTTTTATGGTGGATGGAGCCATTATAATTTAGGTAAATTGAATAATGATTTTACGGGGATAGAACCTTGGGAAGACGGTTCTTTGTTTAAGGAAATTACTCCAGAAGGATATGTTGAAGGCCCATTTGCTTTTTTACGAAATGGAATCTATTATTTTATGTGGTCTGAAGGAAATTGGACCGATAGCACCTATAAAGTGGCATATTCCATGTCTAATTCAATTACGGGACCATTTAAACGTATTGGTACTATTTTAGAATCAGACCCTGCAATAGCTACAGGAGCCGGACATCATTCGGTAATTAATGTTCCAAACACAGATGAATGGCTTATAGTATATCATAGAAGACCAATCCCTAATGAAGATAGGGATCATAGGGTAACAAGTATAGATAAGATGGAATTTAGAAAAGATGGAACAATTAAACCTGTAAAAATAACCAATGAAGGTGTTGAAGCACGGCCATTACGTTAA
- a CDS encoding WD40/YVTN/BNR-like repeat-containing protein encodes MTRRLLSLLVLFASFFLTAQEFKMDLVQDLKPRNIGPGGMSGRVTTIDVVTENPDIMYVGTASGGLWKSTSGGIKWDPIFDKEVTASIGAVAIQQSNPSVIWAGTGEGNPRNSLNGGYGVYKSLDGGKTWKSMGLEKTRHIHRIKIDPMNPNTVYVGAIGSPWGEHPERGVFKTTDGGETWENVLFVNNKTGVADLIMDPSNPNKLIAAMWEHKRDPWFFSSGGTGSGLYMTHDGGKNWKKLSEEDGLPAGNLGRIGVAIAPGKPNIVYALVEAKKNALYKSEDGGFKWKKINDKEDIGDRPFYYSEIYVDPTNENRVFSVFTYVNVSQDGGQNFSQLMPAYRADNGVHPDHHAFWIHPDNGQFMMDGNDGGLNISKDGGKTWRFIGNLPVAQFYHIAIDNEYPYNVYGGMQDNGSWRGPAYVWKDQGIRNSYWQEISFGDGFDVVPDPVDSRYGYTMSQQGYVQRFDHVTGDNYIVRPTPPDATTELRFNWNSAISQDPFDNSTVYFGSQFVHKSTDKGLTWKIISPDLTTNDPEKQKQSESGGLSMDATGAENHTTLLVIEPSKVEKDMLWTGSDDGRVHYTQNGGQTWTEVTANIKGLPKGSWIPQIKASTRNKGEALLIANDYRRFNYTPYAYRTKDYGKTWTRIVDATDVESYTLSIIEDPENPNLVFLGTDDGLYVSLNAGEKWQKWTEGFPTVSTKDLAIHPREHDLVIGTFGRAAWVLDDIRPLRALASDASILNKDIALFTPPTAYQASYQQPTGSRFGGDALYQGENKKSGAMITYYLKEGKKDAKKPAKSDDDKEEESEEKSEVKSEDKADAVELTGVQKKDSVQFDFYDGDRLIRTLKYKTPEKAGFHRIYWRMDEKGADRPSRKVQTKKNESGGMDVKPGNYTIKMLFGDNVEETKITVKSDPRLDVSTANINEVYTNGKVLESYMQKAADAVQQLAQSKETAELYQKDLKRADEKKYKEQIEASKNIVKQIDSVMALYLGKVDKRQGITRSKEMTVMQRLQIARGYVGSRKAGMTVTETQLMQFAKEELEMALEKTNAFFTKDWKSYQSSMESLDLSPFKEVNTFSLK; translated from the coding sequence ATGACTAGAAGACTACTCTCCTTACTGGTGCTTTTTGCATCTTTTTTCCTGACAGCTCAAGAATTTAAAATGGACCTTGTACAGGACCTAAAACCACGTAATATAGGACCCGGTGGTATGAGTGGTCGTGTAACGACAATTGATGTCGTTACTGAAAATCCTGATATTATGTATGTCGGTACCGCATCTGGCGGATTGTGGAAATCTACTTCTGGAGGTATAAAATGGGACCCTATTTTCGATAAAGAAGTAACTGCCTCAATAGGTGCTGTCGCAATTCAACAAAGTAACCCGTCTGTAATTTGGGCAGGTACTGGTGAAGGTAACCCGAGAAATAGTTTAAATGGAGGCTACGGAGTATATAAATCTCTCGATGGCGGAAAAACATGGAAATCTATGGGTCTTGAAAAAACAAGGCATATTCATAGAATAAAGATTGACCCCATGAACCCGAATACGGTTTATGTTGGTGCCATTGGTTCTCCGTGGGGCGAGCATCCGGAACGTGGTGTTTTTAAAACTACTGATGGTGGTGAAACTTGGGAGAATGTACTTTTTGTAAATAACAAAACAGGGGTTGCCGACCTTATTATGGATCCTTCCAACCCAAATAAATTAATTGCTGCCATGTGGGAACACAAACGCGACCCATGGTTTTTTAGCTCTGGCGGCACTGGTAGTGGTCTCTATATGACTCATGATGGTGGTAAAAACTGGAAAAAACTTAGCGAAGAAGATGGCCTACCTGCAGGGAATTTAGGTAGAATTGGTGTGGCTATTGCTCCTGGAAAACCTAATATTGTGTACGCCCTTGTTGAAGCAAAAAAGAATGCGCTATATAAATCTGAAGATGGCGGGTTTAAATGGAAAAAAATTAATGATAAGGAAGATATAGGTGACAGACCTTTTTACTACTCTGAGATTTACGTTGACCCAACAAATGAAAATAGAGTTTTCTCTGTATTTACCTATGTAAACGTATCTCAAGATGGTGGCCAAAACTTCTCTCAGTTAATGCCTGCCTATCGCGCAGATAACGGTGTACACCCCGACCACCATGCCTTTTGGATTCATCCAGATAACGGTCAGTTTATGATGGACGGTAATGATGGCGGACTTAATATTTCTAAAGATGGTGGAAAAACTTGGCGTTTTATTGGTAACCTGCCTGTTGCGCAATTTTATCATATAGCAATAGATAATGAGTACCCATATAATGTATACGGTGGTATGCAGGATAACGGCTCTTGGAGAGGCCCTGCCTATGTTTGGAAAGATCAAGGTATTCGTAATAGCTATTGGCAAGAAATTAGTTTTGGTGATGGTTTTGATGTTGTTCCCGATCCAGTAGATTCTAGATATGGATATACCATGAGTCAGCAAGGGTACGTGCAACGATTTGACCATGTAACGGGAGATAATTACATTGTACGCCCTACTCCACCAGATGCTACCACAGAGCTTCGTTTTAATTGGAACTCGGCAATTAGCCAAGATCCTTTTGATAACAGTACCGTCTATTTTGGTAGTCAGTTTGTGCATAAAAGCACTGATAAAGGGTTGACATGGAAAATAATTTCTCCCGATTTAACTACAAACGACCCAGAAAAGCAAAAGCAAAGCGAAAGTGGCGGATTATCAATGGATGCTACTGGTGCTGAAAACCATACAACTCTATTGGTCATAGAACCTTCTAAAGTTGAGAAAGATATGCTTTGGACAGGTTCTGATGACGGTCGTGTGCATTACACACAAAATGGAGGGCAAACTTGGACCGAAGTAACTGCTAATATAAAAGGGTTGCCAAAAGGAAGCTGGATTCCTCAAATAAAAGCATCTACCAGAAATAAAGGGGAAGCATTATTAATTGCGAATGATTATAGAAGATTCAATTACACTCCCTACGCCTACCGTACTAAAGATTACGGAAAAACATGGACAAGAATTGTTGATGCTACCGATGTAGAAAGTTATACGCTATCTATTATCGAAGACCCTGAGAATCCTAATTTGGTGTTTTTAGGTACCGATGACGGATTGTATGTTTCTTTAAATGCCGGAGAAAAATGGCAAAAATGGACGGAAGGCTTCCCAACGGTATCGACTAAAGATTTAGCCATTCACCCACGAGAGCACGATTTGGTTATTGGTACGTTTGGTAGAGCTGCATGGGTATTAGATGATATTAGACCGCTACGCGCATTGGCTTCAGATGCATCTATTCTAAATAAAGATATTGCATTATTTACGCCTCCAACAGCATATCAAGCATCATATCAACAACCAACTGGTAGTCGTTTTGGTGGTGATGCGTTATACCAAGGTGAGAATAAAAAATCTGGCGCTATGATTACCTATTACCTTAAAGAAGGTAAGAAAGATGCTAAAAAACCTGCAAAATCTGATGATGATAAGGAGGAAGAATCCGAGGAAAAATCAGAAGTAAAATCTGAAGATAAAGCCGATGCGGTAGAATTGACAGGTGTACAAAAGAAAGATTCGGTTCAGTTCGATTTTTATGATGGCGATAGATTGATTCGTACCCTTAAATACAAAACTCCTGAAAAAGCTGGTTTCCACAGAATTTATTGGAGAATGGATGAAAAAGGAGCTGATAGACCTTCAAGAAAAGTACAGACTAAGAAGAACGAATCTGGTGGTATGGATGTTAAACCGGGTAACTATACTATAAAAATGCTTTTTGGAGATAATGTGGAGGAAACCAAAATCACGGTAAAATCCGACCCACGATTAGACGTTTCAACAGCTAATATTAATGAAGTTTACACTAATGGTAAAGTTCTAGAATCCTATATGCAAAAAGCAGCCGATGCGGTTCAACAATTGGCGCAAAGTAAAGAAACAGCAGAATTGTATCAAAAAGATTTGAAAAGGGCCGATGAGAAAAAATATAAAGAACAAATTGAGGCATCAAAGAATATTGTAAAACAAATAGATTCTGTAATGGCTTTATATTTAGGTAAAGTTGATAAGCGACAAGGAATTACCCGTAGTAAAGAAATGACGGTAATGCAGCGATTACAAATTGCCCGTGGCTATGTTGGGTCTCGTAAAGCAGGTATGACCGTTACAGAAACCCAGTTAATGCAATTTGCAAAAGAAGAATTGGAAATGGCATTAGAGAAAACGAATGCATTCTTTACCAAAGACTGGAAATCATACCAATCATCTATGGAAAGTTTAGATCTATCACCTTTTAAAGAAGTGAATACATTTAGTCTAAAATAA
- a CDS encoding S9 family peptidase, whose amino-acid sequence MKKLLACFSIALFWSCTEVKDEKKEVNISKTPDQYTIKQMMDNESISGGSFYHDNSKLLVSSNRSGIYNMYTVPTNGGELTPITQSDTASIFAISYFPKDERMLFSMDGNGDEIYHIFLRNLDGSHTDLTPEKGARASFHSWAEDDQSFFFTSNKRDSKYMDLYQMDFLNYSPKLIYKNEEGYDIGNLSKDEKQLTLVKSINTNDADLYLYNLSTKKKIKINKAQSANSSQDFSPSGDALYYTTDEGNEFSYLMKYTIATGTSDKVLERDWDILGSYFTDNGTYLVTYINEDAKNTIEVMNVATMENIELPAFESMEITNVDFSKDEKWMRFYAGGSHTPSNLYVYNLQTKEQRQLTDVLNPEIKAEDLVSAEVIRYKSFDGVEIPAIYYKPHQAGADAKVPALVWVHGGPGGQSRQNFSSFIQYLTNHGYAVLAVNNRGSSGYGKTFYQMDDLNHGDKDLKDCVEGKNWLASQPEIDADKIGIIGGSYGGYMTMAALTYTPEEFAVGVNLFGVTNWLRTLKSIPPWWESYKEALYLELGDPYSADSVRLKEISPLFHTDKVTKPLIVLQGSKDPRVLQVESDEIVAGVKKNGVPVEYVLFEDEGHGFVKKENQVEAYSKVLDFLNLYLKKDQGTPIEDGDK is encoded by the coding sequence ATGAAAAAACTATTAGCTTGTTTTTCTATAGCTCTTTTTTGGAGTTGTACAGAAGTAAAAGATGAAAAGAAGGAAGTAAACATTTCCAAAACTCCTGACCAATATACCATTAAACAAATGATGGATAATGAATCCATATCAGGTGGTAGTTTTTATCATGATAATTCTAAATTATTGGTTTCCAGCAATAGGTCCGGTATATACAACATGTATACCGTGCCAACCAATGGTGGTGAGTTAACGCCCATAACGCAATCTGATACCGCTTCTATTTTTGCTATTTCTTATTTTCCGAAAGATGAGCGTATGCTTTTTAGTATGGATGGTAATGGTGATGAAATCTACCATATATTCCTTCGTAATTTAGATGGAAGCCACACAGACCTTACTCCCGAGAAAGGTGCTAGGGCTAGTTTTCATAGTTGGGCAGAAGATGACCAAAGTTTCTTTTTTACATCGAATAAGCGAGATTCAAAATACATGGATTTGTATCAAATGGATTTTCTCAATTATTCGCCAAAACTAATTTATAAGAATGAGGAAGGCTACGATATTGGTAATCTAAGTAAAGATGAAAAACAGCTAACACTTGTTAAGTCTATAAATACCAACGATGCCGATTTATACCTTTATAACCTATCAACAAAGAAAAAAATCAAAATTAATAAAGCGCAAAGCGCAAATAGTAGTCAAGATTTTTCTCCTTCTGGTGATGCATTGTATTATACCACCGATGAGGGTAATGAGTTTTCTTACCTCATGAAATATACCATTGCTACTGGCACAAGCGATAAAGTTCTTGAACGTGATTGGGATATTTTGGGTAGTTACTTTACAGATAACGGTACCTATTTAGTTACCTATATAAATGAAGATGCAAAAAATACCATTGAAGTTATGAACGTAGCTACTATGGAAAATATTGAATTACCGGCATTTGAATCTATGGAAATAACCAATGTAGATTTCTCAAAAGACGAAAAATGGATGCGTTTTTATGCAGGAGGTTCTCACACGCCTAGTAATTTATATGTCTATAATCTACAAACGAAAGAACAGCGGCAATTAACCGATGTTTTAAATCCTGAAATTAAAGCTGAAGATCTTGTTTCTGCTGAAGTTATTCGTTACAAATCTTTTGACGGTGTAGAAATTCCAGCAATTTATTACAAACCACATCAAGCAGGTGCCGATGCCAAAGTACCTGCCCTAGTTTGGGTACATGGTGGACCAGGAGGTCAAAGTCGTCAAAATTTTAGTTCGTTTATTCAATACCTTACCAATCACGGTTATGCGGTATTAGCGGTAAACAATAGAGGTAGTAGTGGCTACGGTAAAACTTTTTACCAAATGGACGATTTAAACCATGGTGATAAAGATTTGAAAGATTGCGTTGAAGGTAAAAATTGGCTTGCGTCCCAGCCAGAAATCGATGCCGATAAAATAGGAATTATCGGTGGTTCCTATGGCGGTTATATGACCATGGCGGCACTTACCTATACGCCCGAAGAATTTGCAGTTGGGGTGAATTTATTTGGTGTTACCAACTGGTTGCGAACCCTAAAAAGTATTCCGCCATGGTGGGAATCTTATAAAGAAGCCCTTTACCTAGAATTAGGTGACCCATATAGTGCAGATTCGGTACGATTAAAAGAGATTTCGCCATTGTTTCATACAGATAAGGTGACCAAACCTTTAATTGTATTACAAGGTTCTAAAGACCCACGTGTATTACAAGTAGAGTCTGATGAAATTGTTGCGGGTGTAAAAAAGAACGGAGTACCCGTAGAATATGTGCTGTTTGAAGATGAAGGTCATGGCTTCGTTAAAAAAGAAAATCAAGTTGAAGCGTATAGCAAGGTTTTAGATTTTTTAAATTTGTATTTAAAGAAAGATCAAGGAACCCCAATTGAAGATGGCGATAAATAA
- a CDS encoding DUF2490 domain-containing protein, with the protein MKKVITLLILLATITPTNAQSEVTGEDELGSWFMYFGTNKIAEKWSIHTEAQFRYYETADNFNQLLLRTGANYHINPDAIATIGYGYIDTDPTFLGSLKEANLAEHRIFEQFILKNKVWEFKFEHRYRLEQRFISQTDILSDPEQDLGRTEHRARYRLQVTLPLTDIFFLNFYDEIFINLQNEAFGQNRLYAAVGVNVTDNLSMQFGYLRNDFRTTDYDRLQLGVVFNTDLRGIFKKKE; encoded by the coding sequence ATGAAGAAAGTTATTACATTACTAATATTATTAGCAACAATTACACCTACAAATGCTCAAAGCGAAGTTACCGGTGAAGATGAATTAGGGAGTTGGTTTATGTATTTTGGTACCAATAAAATTGCAGAAAAATGGAGTATACACACCGAAGCTCAATTTAGGTATTATGAAACTGCTGACAATTTTAATCAATTGCTATTAAGAACAGGGGCTAATTACCATATAAATCCTGATGCTATTGCCACTATTGGCTATGGTTATATTGATACCGACCCCACTTTTCTAGGCAGCCTAAAAGAGGCTAATTTAGCTGAACATAGAATTTTTGAACAGTTTATTCTTAAAAATAAAGTTTGGGAATTTAAATTTGAACATCGATATCGGTTAGAACAACGTTTTATTTCCCAAACTGATATTCTCAGCGACCCTGAACAAGATTTAGGTAGAACAGAACATAGGGCACGTTATAGGTTACAAGTTACTTTACCCTTAACAGACATTTTCTTTTTAAACTTTTATGATGAAATATTCATAAATCTACAAAATGAAGCATTTGGTCAAAACCGTTTATATGCCGCTGTAGGAGTTAATGTAACTGATAATTTAAGTATGCAATTTGGGTATTTAAGAAATGATTTTAGAACAACCGATTATGACCGTTTGCAATTAGGTGTTGTATTTAATACCGATTTACGTGGTATTTTTAAAAAGAAGGAGTAA